A single region of the Streptomyces sp. NBC_01262 genome encodes:
- a CDS encoding ricin-type beta-trefoil lectin domain protein → MDQPFDVTDEGLALEVRNSSGKSPAHHPSGELLARHWDAVFDYAGLCTVGPQAAGMLTTTVFTRVFGEAMRQTGPTAAWRPHLLSTAVRITGEWATGERRELVHPELRSRPHARDRAAGASWRLPPSDNRRLMFRAFLGLPEPARCLLWHRTVEAEGLRIPAGLLGLGVEEARAELERARELLREGCLRAHRDLAPADECRQYSRLLDVCVQRGDAALDPDLRRHMARCSHCRYAAGQLDHSGGRPALLLAEALLGWGARSYLDSRPGRRAAVDADSAPVGVPGAPSFPVPRHLSGSFADALAGPGPTPVPFRAPVPLPPSAPVLLRASDPFAAVAELDMGPRHSARTRSNSRSHARSRSAGEYASGSSRFPGARQISLAVLGVSGCVLVPLALWSSPWAGGTSENSAAPGTMGASAAPGSRPSWIGSDDRTAGTLSGRLHDASTGLCLDIEGGVPAPHADAVAAKCGEAATQRWVYEPDGQLRSLADLGLCLSSSQNFSIELGTCADSSKPDESEGKNVRYDFTLQGVLVPRWSQELAVTPVSDQDGAALVLKARDDTPLQQWLADTPAPSPQTDSTSGSEIGDSLVQVAATVAATTSAPAPTGTPTGTSSSSSDSSASASPSATATDSDNSNCYYCYSGGSGNGYGSGYGNGSGYGGWDGH, encoded by the coding sequence ATGGATCAACCGTTCGATGTGACGGACGAGGGCCTCGCCCTCGAAGTGAGGAACTCTTCGGGAAAAAGCCCCGCACACCACCCCTCGGGCGAACTGCTGGCCCGCCATTGGGACGCGGTCTTCGATTACGCGGGCCTGTGCACGGTGGGCCCGCAGGCCGCCGGAATGCTCACCACGACCGTTTTCACCAGGGTGTTCGGTGAAGCCATGCGGCAGACCGGGCCGACGGCGGCGTGGCGGCCGCACCTGCTGTCCACAGCGGTGCGGATCACGGGTGAGTGGGCCACGGGTGAGCGGCGGGAGCTAGTCCATCCGGAGCTGCGGTCGCGGCCGCATGCGCGGGACCGTGCGGCGGGGGCGAGTTGGCGGCTTCCGCCGTCGGACAACAGGCGGTTGATGTTCCGGGCGTTCCTGGGGCTGCCGGAGCCCGCGCGCTGTCTGCTGTGGCACCGGACGGTCGAGGCGGAGGGGCTGCGGATACCGGCCGGGCTGCTCGGGCTCGGCGTGGAGGAAGCCCGCGCCGAACTGGAGCGGGCGCGTGAGCTGCTCCGCGAAGGGTGCCTGCGGGCGCACCGTGACCTCGCCCCGGCGGACGAGTGCCGTCAGTACAGCCGGCTGCTGGACGTCTGCGTCCAGCGAGGCGACGCGGCCCTCGACCCCGACCTGCGGCGGCACATGGCCAGGTGCTCGCACTGCCGTTACGCCGCGGGCCAGCTCGACCACTCCGGCGGCCGTCCGGCGCTGCTCCTGGCGGAGGCACTGCTCGGCTGGGGAGCCCGGTCCTACCTGGACTCCAGGCCGGGGCGCCGCGCCGCCGTCGACGCGGACTCGGCCCCGGTCGGGGTGCCGGGTGCGCCGTCGTTCCCGGTGCCGCGCCATCTCTCGGGCTCGTTCGCGGACGCGCTCGCGGGGCCCGGCCCGACCCCGGTCCCGTTCCGCGCCCCGGTCCCGCTTCCGCCGTCGGCGCCGGTGCTGCTCCGCGCGTCGGATCCCTTCGCCGCCGTCGCAGAGCTGGACATGGGCCCCCGCCACTCCGCGCGTACCCGTTCCAACTCCCGTTCCCACGCCCGCTCCCGGTCGGCCGGTGAGTACGCCTCGGGCTCTTCGCGCTTCCCCGGCGCCCGCCAGATCAGCCTGGCCGTACTGGGGGTCAGCGGCTGCGTCCTCGTCCCCCTGGCCCTGTGGTCCAGCCCCTGGGCCGGCGGTACGAGCGAGAACAGCGCCGCGCCCGGCACGATGGGCGCCTCCGCCGCGCCAGGCTCAAGGCCGTCCTGGATCGGATCCGACGACCGGACGGCCGGCACCCTGAGCGGCCGTCTGCACGACGCCTCGACCGGGCTGTGTCTCGACATTGAGGGTGGGGTGCCCGCCCCGCACGCGGACGCGGTCGCCGCGAAGTGCGGCGAGGCGGCCACTCAGCGGTGGGTGTACGAGCCCGACGGACAGCTGCGCAGCCTCGCCGACCTCGGCCTCTGCCTCAGCTCCAGCCAGAACTTCTCCATCGAGCTGGGCACGTGCGCGGATTCCTCCAAGCCCGACGAGTCCGAGGGCAAGAACGTCCGTTACGACTTCACCCTCCAGGGTGTCCTGGTGCCCCGCTGGAGCCAGGAGCTGGCCGTGACGCCCGTCTCCGACCAGGACGGAGCCGCCCTGGTCCTGAAGGCCCGTGACGACACCCCGCTCCAGCAGTGGCTGGCCGACACCCCCGCGCCGTCCCCCCAGACCGACTCGACCTCCGGGTCCGAAATCGGTGACTCCCTGGTCCAGGTCGCCGCCACGGTCGCCGCCACCACGTCCGCCCCGGCTCCGACCGGGACTCCGACCGGGACATCGAGCTCGTCCTCCGACTCGTCGGCCAGCGCGTCGCCATCGGCCACCGCCACGGATTCGGACAACTCCAACTGCTACTACTGCTATTCGGGCGGATCCGGCAATGGATACGGATCCGGCTATGGCAACGGATCCGGCTATGGCGGCTGGGACGGTCACTGA